From Nitrosopumilus zosterae, the proteins below share one genomic window:
- a CDS encoding cupredoxin domain-containing protein, with amino-acid sequence METIPKVGILVGIVAVVIFLPFWMIVTIAENEALFVEFFFNVDLVEKKMKETKTYKAMLERYPDSIVSLRNHGPFNSDMEIIAYSNSSESHLNANIGFDHQNDFTWEHVRCQIGDGDDRKKLGTIPPELIENNPPIPRYMFKEGNADNSFTADFIKFTNCLELNKEQIELQELDADYHVAIPENTGVPGCQEDLSCFEPYSLKIKVGDIVAFRNFDSDYHTVTSGSPEFGPGGEFDSALMESGEQFFHKFTKADEYEYFCMVHPWQTGKIIVHEK; translated from the coding sequence ATGGAGACGATTCCAAAGGTAGGAATTCTAGTTGGAATTGTAGCTGTAGTTATTTTTTTGCCCTTTTGGATGATTGTTACTATTGCAGAAAATGAGGCTTTGTTTGTCGAATTTTTCTTTAATGTAGATCTAGTGGAGAAAAAAATGAAAGAAACTAAAACATACAAAGCAATGTTGGAAAGATATCCTGATTCTATTGTATCGTTAAGAAATCATGGACCATTTAATTCAGATATGGAAATAATTGCTTACAGTAATAGTTCAGAGTCTCATCTTAATGCCAATATTGGATTTGATCACCAAAACGATTTCACTTGGGAGCATGTACGTTGCCAAATAGGTGATGGCGATGACCGTAAAAAACTTGGAACCATCCCTCCGGAATTAATTGAGAATAATCCTCCTATTCCTCGATATATGTTCAAAGAAGGAAATGCAGATAATTCGTTTACTGCTGATTTTATCAAGTTTACAAATTGTTTGGAATTGAATAAAGAGCAAATCGAATTACAAGAACTTGATGCTGATTATCATGTTGCAATTCCTGAAAATACAGGGGTTCCTGGATGCCAAGAGGATTTGTCTTGTTTTGAGCCATATTCATTGAAGATTAAAGTTGGAGATATCGTAGCTTTTAGAAATTTTGATTCTGACTATCATACTGTAACAAGTGGAAGTCCCGAGTTTGGACCAGGAGGGGAATTTGATTCTGCATTAATGGAGTCAGGAGAACAGTTTTTCCATAAATTTACAAAAGCAGATGAATACGAGTATTTCTGTATGGTACACCCTTGGCAAACAGGTAAAATCATAGTTCATGAAAAATAG
- the tmk gene encoding dTMP kinase yields the protein MIIVIEGGDQAGKLTQSTLLEKALKKRKIKTKLFHFPDYNTPIGQEIRKYLDGKRKFSPQVIHCLLSANRWEKLDEIISAQEKNSILIMNRYYHSNLIYGIANGLNPKWLENLDAGLPKADLVILLDVSQKESFDRQKTHRDKFEKNEEFLRKISKIYRTIAKKKNWKIIDASKSKQEVHEEIIKTFSKKIGL from the coding sequence ATGATTATTGTAATAGAAGGTGGAGATCAGGCAGGAAAATTAACCCAGTCAACTCTTTTGGAAAAAGCTCTGAAAAAAAGGAAGATCAAAACTAAGTTATTTCATTTCCCTGATTACAACACACCAATAGGACAAGAAATAAGAAAGTATTTGGATGGAAAACGAAAATTTTCCCCACAAGTAATTCACTGTTTATTGTCTGCAAATAGATGGGAAAAACTCGATGAAATAATATCAGCACAAGAAAAAAATTCTATTCTCATAATGAATCGCTATTATCATTCAAATCTAATCTATGGGATTGCAAATGGTTTGAATCCAAAATGGCTTGAGAATCTTGATGCTGGTCTACCAAAGGCTGATCTTGTAATTTTACTTGATGTATCCCAAAAAGAATCATTTGATAGACAAAAAACCCATCGCGACAAATTTGAAAAAAATGAAGAATTTTTAAGAAAAATTTCTAAAATCTACAGGACTATTGCAAAGAAAAAAAATTGGAAAATAATTGATGCATCAAAATCTAAGCAAGAAGTACATGAAGAAATAATAAAAACATTTTCGAAGAAAATAGGGTTATGA
- a CDS encoding HD domain-containing protein — translation MKKNYLDIIDPIHDFIRVYEHELSIIDNPIFQRLRRIRQLSGAHLTYPAAQHTRFEHSLGVMHIASQAGNALNEKGILKSDDIEILRLSGLLHDIGHGPFSHLFEEVIQEKKFSHEDFGKKIILKSEIGDSLSKNGYDKKLVTKIAFGDSKFQYLNEIVSGALSADMMDYLLRDGYFTGAEHAKIDHKRITQSLDVHKKKLSLERSALYSFESMMHSRYQMFKAVYFHKTVRAAEVMLLEALRLSDDEFGFTTFNLNEFVNLTDEYILSTLISSKSMKLKRARQFAQDYQNRKLLKCVFERILTSPIDLKKTRTDELRSTISKKSKVEENEIFVDSSVTPSIPLAPSKNESKSIILISNENGKSSAKEMSISEIPVVSAISGFMNILRIYTHQKNRKKVEIAAKSIIGDLK, via the coding sequence ATGAAAAAAAATTATCTCGACATAATTGATCCTATTCATGATTTTATCCGTGTTTATGAACATGAATTATCAATAATTGATAATCCTATTTTTCAAAGATTAAGACGAATAAGACAACTTTCAGGTGCTCATTTAACTTATCCTGCAGCTCAACATACAAGATTTGAACATTCACTAGGTGTAATGCATATTGCAAGTCAAGCAGGTAATGCATTAAATGAAAAAGGGATTTTAAAATCTGATGACATTGAAATTTTAAGATTGTCTGGGCTTTTACATGATATAGGACATGGTCCATTTTCTCATCTTTTTGAGGAAGTAATACAAGAAAAAAAATTTTCACATGAAGACTTTGGTAAAAAAATTATTCTAAAATCTGAAATTGGGGATAGTTTATCAAAAAATGGTTATGACAAAAAACTTGTTACAAAAATCGCTTTTGGAGACTCTAAATTTCAATACCTAAATGAAATTGTTTCAGGCGCACTTAGTGCGGATATGATGGATTATTTACTTAGAGATGGTTATTTTACAGGAGCAGAACATGCAAAGATTGATCATAAAAGAATTACTCAATCCCTTGATGTTCATAAAAAAAAATTATCTTTAGAACGCTCAGCATTGTATTCTTTTGAATCAATGATGCATTCAAGATATCAAATGTTTAAGGCCGTTTATTTTCATAAAACTGTACGAGCTGCAGAAGTAATGTTGCTTGAAGCCCTTAGATTATCTGATGATGAATTTGGTTTTACAACTTTTAATCTAAATGAATTTGTTAACCTTACAGATGAATATATTTTATCTACTTTAATCTCATCCAAATCTATGAAATTAAAACGTGCTAGACAATTTGCTCAAGATTACCAAAATCGAAAATTGCTAAAATGTGTATTTGAGAGAATACTAACTAGCCCGATTGATCTGAAAAAAACAAGAACCGATGAATTAAGATCAACAATTTCTAAAAAATCTAAAGTTGAAGAAAATGAAATCTTTGTTGATAGTTCTGTTACTCCGTCAATTCCTCTTGCACCATCAAAAAATGAATCTAAATCTATAATTTTAATTTCAAATGAAAATGGAAAATCATCCGCGAAAGAAATGTCAATTTCTGAAATTCCAGTCGTTTCGGCAATTTCAGGCTTTATGAATATTCTTAGAATTTATACTCATCAAAAGAACAGAAAGAAAGTTGAAATTGCTGCAAAATCGATTATTGGTGATCTAAAATGA
- the pyrH gene encoding UMP kinase: MKKRIVIKLSGKIFGMDNVKVLKDYAEFLVKISNICQPIVIAGGGNIARHYISHARSSGADESTLDELGIEISRLNAKLLIYALKNKAYSHPPTTLQEVRHAVDDGLIVVAGGLHPGQSTNGTAALIAEKVQAEQFLNATDVDGVYDKDPNKYKNAKKFRRIELKNLKNMLIHEDSVAGGYDLMDIVALKIIERSKIKTRILKATPKNIESAIKGVNVGTEIVLGSK; this comes from the coding sequence ATGAAAAAAAGAATTGTCATAAAATTATCTGGTAAAATTTTTGGAATGGATAATGTCAAAGTACTAAAAGACTATGCAGAATTTCTAGTAAAAATTAGTAATATTTGTCAGCCAATAGTTATTGCCGGGGGTGGAAATATTGCGCGACATTACATTTCTCATGCAAGATCTTCAGGCGCTGATGAATCAACTCTTGATGAATTAGGTATTGAAATATCAAGACTCAATGCAAAGTTATTGATTTATGCTTTAAAAAATAAAGCATATTCACATCCGCCAACTACATTACAGGAAGTTAGACATGCAGTTGATGATGGATTAATCGTTGTAGCAGGCGGTTTACATCCTGGACAGAGCACTAATGGTACTGCAGCTTTGATTGCAGAAAAAGTACAAGCAGAACAATTTCTTAACGCAACTGATGTTGATGGAGTATATGACAAGGATCCAAACAAGTACAAAAATGCAAAAAAATTCAGACGTATTGAACTTAAGAATTTAAAAAATATGCTTATTCATGAAGATTCTGTTGCTGGAGGTTATGATCTGATGGATATTGTGGCTCTAAAAATTATAGAACGTTCTAAAATTAAAACCAGAATTCTAAAGGCTACTCCAAAAAATATTGAAAGTGCTATTAAGGGTGTTAATGTAGGCACAGAAATTGTTCTTGGTTCAAAATAA
- a CDS encoding Dna2/Cas4 domain-containing protein gives MMGDRDFRKIIQSAVKSIGKELEVQVDSKDIQTIHLHEVVQCLRRSYYDRVDPQEIERRGFNELLSGLLRKLEYGSEPKEFAIEDIRLKGQVDMIVDDTILLFRPAPVELESPQANDVLYLNACMWIYDKNDGVVVYISGDRRETTFSLTRNKKMFEEVIRRVRVLNDLLKEQKIPILEPSTECSECQYYERCFMKKKNSKQISLAEMLGMGDNN, from the coding sequence ATGATGGGTGATAGAGATTTTCGAAAAATTATTCAAAGTGCTGTTAAATCTATTGGAAAAGAGTTAGAGGTTCAAGTAGATTCAAAGGATATTCAAACTATACATCTTCATGAAGTAGTTCAATGTCTTAGACGCTCTTACTATGATAGGGTAGATCCTCAAGAAATTGAAAGACGAGGATTCAATGAGCTTCTCTCAGGATTATTAAGAAAACTAGAGTATGGCAGTGAACCAAAAGAATTTGCCATAGAGGACATTAGGCTAAAAGGCCAAGTCGATATGATAGTAGATGACACTATTCTTTTATTCAGACCAGCACCAGTTGAATTAGAAAGTCCTCAAGCAAATGATGTTTTGTATCTTAATGCATGTATGTGGATTTATGACAAAAATGACGGAGTTGTTGTATATATTTCAGGAGATAGAAGAGAGACAACATTCTCATTAACACGAAACAAAAAGATGTTTGAGGAAGTAATTAGAAGAGTAAGAGTTCTAAATGATCTTCTAAAAGAACAAAAAATCCCAATCTTAGAGCCATCAACTGAATGTTCTGAATGTCAATATTATGAAAGATGTTTTATGAAAAAGAAGAATTCCAAGCAGATATCTCTAGCAGAAATGTTAGGAATGGGCGACAATAATTAG